One stretch of Anguilla anguilla isolate fAngAng1 chromosome 5, fAngAng1.pri, whole genome shotgun sequence DNA includes these proteins:
- the LOC118228338 gene encoding kazal-type serine protease inhibitor domain-containing protein 1-like: MDHFLVLFVVLSGSVTDSQAGRGLWDQLEACGECYPDQCVTELRCPAGRVRDRCGCCWECGGDEGQPCDLDPSGSFYGLCGEGLICQILDRDLLAGEVPEPQCVCVQQGVLCGSDGRTYETPCQFRTAQHRQREESKLTVTLAHHGPCKAKPIIATPPHDVITVEGNDIIFSCEVSAYPMAMIEWRKEGNSIFLPADDSHMAVQARGGPRRFELTGWLQIEDVRQADEGVYTCTARNQFGEVLAPARLQVVKKDSEWAHQLKQQNTAVYDDSDEDEDDEEDYKVLSSGHSY, from the exons ATGGATCACTTCCTGGTGTTGTTTGTGGTGCTATCGGGCTCAGTGACGGACAGCCAGGCAGGCCGGGGCCTCTGGGACCAGCTGGAGGCGTGTGGGGAGTGCTACCCGGACCAGTGCGTCACGGAGCTTCGATGCCCGGCCGGGCGGGTGAGGGACCGCTGCGGGTGCTGCTGGGAATGCGGGGGCGACGAGGGACAACCCTGCGACCTAGACCCTTCCGGAAGCTTCTACGGCCTCTGCGGGGAGGGCCTTATCTGCCAAATCCTGGATCGGGACCTGCTGGCTGGGGAAGTGCCCGAGCCCCAGTGTGTCTGcgtccagcagggggtgctgtgcGGCTCTGATGGGCGCACCTATGAGACTCCCTGCCAGTTCAGAACAGCCcagcacaggcagagagaggagagcaagCTGACCGTGACCTTAGCCCATCATGGGCCCTGTAAGGCCA AGCCAATTATAGCTACTCCCCCtcatgatgtcatcactgtggAAGGAAATGACATAATCTTCAGCTGCGAAGTGTCGGCGTATCCCATGGCGATGATCGAGTGGAGGAAAGAGGGCAACAGCATCTTCCTGCCTGCAGATGACTCCCACATGGCAGTGCAG GCTCGTGGGGGGCCCCGCCGCTTTGAACTGACCGGCTGGCTCCAGATCGAAGACGTCCGGCAGGCGGACGAGGGAGTCTACACGTGCACCGCTAGGAACCAGTTTGGAGAGGTGCTCGCACCGGCCAGATTGCAGGTTGTGAAGAAAG ATTCGGAGTGGGCACATCAGCTGAAGCaacaaaacacagcagtgtACGATGATTCTGATGAGGACGAGGACGACGAAGAAGACTACAAAGTTTTATCAAGTGGGCATTCATATTAA
- the si:dkey-33c12.3 gene encoding neurofilament light polypeptide, protein MSYDPYYSRRPWDDYRGARSTKSSISSTLYSVHRSVPSAKRSLRLASSSMPDLAERMDLAQVSTLNAELLGLRAKEKEQLVGLNDRFATYIEKVHHLEQQNKVLQAELEALRQRQRDPSRLHLLYEQEARSLRALLDAETNEKMRLEAERDHLRDVRGQLRERCQDEARRRADAEDALRKAREEADRAELANCDAEASVASLAEEIAFLKKVFGEEHAELTAQVRAAGVSVDVEVAAPDLSAALRDIRSQYETLANKNMQAAEDWYRTKFAGVAEAASRNDEAVRAMREETSEYRRLLQARSSEIEALRNVIESLNKQLEDMEDRQGKEVAKYQERINELEKDIADAKQEMAHYLREYQDLLNVKMALDIEIAAYRKLLEGEEIRLSFSSLPALT, encoded by the exons atGAGCTACGATCCCTACTATTCCCGCCGCCCCTGGGACGACTACAGGGGGGCCAGATCCACCAaatcctccatctcctccacccTGTACTCCGTCCACCGCTCCGTCCCCTCCGCCAAGCGCTCCCTGCGGCTGGCGTCGTCCTCCATGCCCGACCTGGCGGAGAGGATGGACCTGGCCCAGGTGAGCACCCTCAACGCGGAGCTGCTGGGCCTGAGGGCCAAAGAGAAGGAGCAGCTGGTGGGCCTCAACGACCGCTTCGCCACCTACATTGAGAAGGTGCACCACCTGGAGCAGCAGAACAAGGTGCTGCAGGCGGAGCTGGAGGCCCTCCGGCAGAGGCAGCGCGACCCCTCCCGCCTGCACCTCCTCTACGAGCAGGAGGCCCGGAGCCTGAGGGCCCTGCTGGATGCCGAGACCAACGAGAAGATGCGCCTGGAGGCCGAGCGCGACCACCTGCGGGACGTCCGCGGCCAGCTGAGGGAGCGCTGCCAGGACGAGGCCCGGCGGCGGGCCGACGCCGAGGACGCCCTGCGGAAGGCGCGGGAGGAGGCCGACCGGGCGGAGCTGGCCAACTGCGACGCCGAGGCCAGCGTGGCCTCCCTGGCCGAGGAGATCGCCTTCCTCAAGAAGGTCTTCGGCGAGGAGCACGCCGAGCTGACCGCCCAGGTCCGGGCGGCCGGCGTCAGCGTGGACGTGGAGGTGGCGGCGCCCGACCTCTCGGCCGCCCTGCGCGACATCCGCTCCCAGTACGAGACGCTGGCCAACAAGAACATGCAGGCCGCCGAGGACTGGTACCGCACCAAGTTCGCCGGCGTGGCCGAGGCCGCCAGCAGGAACGACGAGGCCGTGCGCGCCATGCGCGAGGAGACCTCCGAGTACCGGCGGCTGCTCCAGGCCCGCTCTTCCGAGATCGAGGCCCTGCGCAACGTCATCGAATCCCTCAACAAGCAGCTGGAGGACATGGAGGACAGGCAGGGGAAGGAGGTGGCCAAGTACCAG GAGAGAATTAATGAGCTGGAGAAGGACATCGCTGATGCTAAGCAAGAGATGGCCCATTACCTGAGAGAGTACCAAGACCTCCTGAATGTCAAAATGGCCCTTGACATTGAAATCGCTGCATACAG GAAGCTCCTGGAGGGCGAGGAGATAAGGCTGAGCTTCTCCTCCCTGCCTGCCCTCACCTAA